In Leptospira ellinghausenii, the following proteins share a genomic window:
- a CDS encoding xylulokinase yields MDSDCILAYDIGTTGVKTCLFQMTSSLTLLASASKEYPIQLLANGGAEQNPEDFWEAMRFTTKLVLSEAKVSNQNIQGISFCSQMQGLVLVDETFRPVRNVMSYMDQRATKEMKAGIEHGFKIEGINAFKLLVSLWITGAVAASVKDPIWKYKWVEKNEPDNFNKVRWWFDVKEYLIARCTNQAVMTRDSAFATFLYNSRKGKGNWSKFLCKLFGIRREHLPKLINAEEKVGGLTNEAAEYLGLKTGTPVFGGGGDASLIGVGAGAVSEGDTHIYAGTSGWIGTVTKRRTVDINARIASIVGSREGYYNYFGEQETSGKCLQWVKDHLALDEIDLYLEKKKITDGPDAVYASLFEFMFDSIRDTEPGSQGVIFTPWLHGNRCPFEDPKARGIFFNISLHTGKRILIRAVIEGILFHKRWILELSNTKVPTSKTIRFVGGVARSDFICQMLADITGKTIERVVHPENVGAIGAAAIVALGLGKIKTYEDIKRMIPVDKTWFPNPTLKPVYDKNFSVFKKLYKTNQKHFAILNS; encoded by the coding sequence ATGGATTCAGACTGTATCTTAGCCTATGACATTGGCACCACAGGGGTGAAAACCTGCCTATTTCAGATGACCTCGTCCCTCACTCTTTTGGCATCTGCCTCAAAAGAATACCCCATCCAACTTCTCGCGAATGGGGGAGCTGAACAAAATCCAGAGGACTTTTGGGAGGCAATGCGTTTTACCACAAAACTTGTATTAAGCGAAGCGAAAGTATCCAATCAAAACATCCAAGGCATTTCCTTTTGTTCTCAGATGCAAGGACTTGTGCTTGTGGACGAAACATTTCGCCCTGTCCGAAATGTGATGAGTTATATGGACCAAAGGGCCACAAAAGAAATGAAAGCCGGGATTGAACATGGATTTAAAATTGAAGGTATCAACGCGTTTAAACTTTTGGTGTCTCTCTGGATTACAGGTGCAGTTGCCGCAAGTGTAAAAGATCCAATTTGGAAATACAAATGGGTGGAAAAAAATGAACCAGATAACTTTAATAAGGTGAGATGGTGGTTTGATGTCAAAGAATATTTGATCGCTAGGTGTACAAACCAAGCAGTGATGACAAGGGATTCTGCTTTTGCTACATTTTTATATAATTCGAGAAAAGGCAAAGGAAACTGGAGTAAATTCCTTTGTAAGTTATTTGGTATTCGCAGGGAACATTTACCAAAACTCATCAATGCCGAAGAAAAAGTCGGAGGGCTCACAAACGAAGCGGCAGAGTATTTAGGACTAAAGACCGGTACACCCGTGTTTGGTGGTGGTGGGGATGCTTCTCTCATTGGAGTGGGTGCAGGTGCAGTTTCAGAGGGAGACACTCATATTTACGCAGGGACATCTGGTTGGATCGGTACTGTTACAAAAAGAAGGACAGTGGATATCAATGCTAGGATTGCTTCCATTGTGGGAAGCCGTGAAGGGTATTATAATTATTTCGGAGAACAAGAAACATCAGGCAAATGTTTACAATGGGTGAAAGACCATTTGGCATTGGATGAAATTGATTTGTACTTAGAAAAAAAGAAAATCACAGATGGCCCTGATGCTGTTTACGCGAGTTTATTTGAGTTTATGTTTGATTCCATAAGAGATACAGAACCTGGCTCCCAAGGTGTGATCTTTACACCTTGGTTACATGGAAATAGATGTCCTTTTGAAGATCCAAAGGCAAGAGGGATCTTCTTTAATATCAGTTTGCATACGGGAAAACGAATTTTAATCCGAGCTGTGATTGAAGGGATTTTGTTCCACAAACGATGGATTTTAGAGTTATCCAATACAAAAGTTCCTACTTCGAAAACCATTCGATTTGTGGGAGGAGTGGCTCGTTCTGATTTCATCTGTCAAATGTTAGCTGACATTACAGGGAAAACCATCGAACGTGTTGTCCATCCGGAAAACGTAGGAGCAATTGGAGCAGCAGCGATTGTTGCTTTAGGACTTGGAAAAATCAAAACATACGAGGACATTAAACGAATGATCCCCGTCGATAAAACTTGGTTCCCCAATCCAACATTGAAACCTGTGTATGATAAAAACTTTTCTGTTTTTAAAAAATTATACAAAACGAATCAAAAACATTTTGCGATTCTCAATTCTTAA
- the fliE gene encoding flagellar hook-basal body complex protein FliE, with protein MSIDRITSLSSQSYKPHSLLPQGDKVGILRSDDRHYGKTNEAKSPDEVAGTFADALKKAFEQVNDQQVEADELTQKIVFDPNSVELHDVMIAAEKARISLTFAKTMSDGFVRAYRELTTLR; from the coding sequence ATGTCCATTGACCGCATCACATCACTTTCCTCTCAATCATACAAACCACATTCCCTTCTCCCCCAAGGAGACAAAGTCGGAATCCTTCGTTCGGATGATCGCCATTATGGAAAAACCAATGAAGCCAAATCCCCTGACGAAGTGGCCGGCACATTTGCAGATGCTTTGAAAAAAGCCTTTGAACAAGTGAATGACCAACAAGTGGAAGCGGACGAACTCACTCAAAAAATCGTGTTTGATCCAAACTCAGTGGAACTCCATGACGTGATGATCGCGGCAGAAAAAGCAAGGATCTCACTCACCTTCGCCAAAACCATGTCAGATGGATTTGTGAGAGCTTACAGAGAACTTACAACTTTAAGATAA
- a CDS encoding DUF4430 domain-containing protein — protein sequence MNRSKKMTKQFTYPIHLSVLLGLFLITIGNCKLTRSSHKPKEPEIQIQFLSKDYEETKSIPSSLFDRKDLLFLLAELSKNEDPSMRFISTNRTEEIMEVNGIRNSWDAGWVVYVNGERIDSVQMKKGVKVGPNDQIQIRFETVERVFGRPIP from the coding sequence GTGAACCGATCTAAAAAAATGACAAAACAATTCACGTATCCCATTCATCTCAGTGTATTACTAGGATTGTTTCTGATCACAATTGGAAATTGTAAACTCACACGTTCCTCCCATAAACCAAAAGAACCCGAAATCCAAATTCAGTTTTTGTCAAAAGACTATGAAGAAACTAAGTCCATACCTTCGTCTTTATTTGATCGAAAGGATTTACTTTTCCTTCTTGCAGAATTGTCCAAAAACGAAGATCCTTCTATGAGGTTTATTTCTACTAACCGTACGGAAGAAATTATGGAAGTAAATGGAATCCGAAACTCTTGGGATGCAGGTTGGGTAGTGTATGTAAATGGGGAACGAATTGATTCCGTTCAGATGAAAAAAGGGGTAAAGGTTGGACCAAACGACCAAATCCAAATTCGATTCGAAACCGTCGAACGAGTGTTTGGCCGCCCAATCCCTTAA
- the flgC gene encoding flagellar basal body rod protein FlgC codes for MGMFDSINISATGLSAQRLRMDVISNNIANSTTTRNTNGDGPFRRDRVILTPINLRTQWKSPVYPFGVAPGEGKGVKVMKIEKDMSPLRLTYDPTHPDAIQTGPKKGYVELPNINIVTEMTDMISASRSYEANVQLINGSKAMMNKAMEIGRA; via the coding sequence ATGGGTATGTTTGATTCGATTAATATTTCTGCCACGGGTCTTTCCGCACAAAGACTCCGAATGGATGTGATCTCCAATAACATTGCTAACTCTACAACAACGAGAAATACCAATGGAGATGGCCCTTTTAGACGTGACCGTGTCATCCTAACACCGATTAACCTCCGCACCCAATGGAAAAGCCCTGTGTATCCATTTGGAGTGGCTCCTGGCGAAGGAAAAGGGGTAAAGGTGATGAAAATTGAGAAGGACATGAGCCCTCTTCGTTTGACCTACGACCCCACTCACCCTGATGCCATCCAAACTGGACCTAAAAAAGGGTATGTGGAACTTCCGAATATCAACATCGTCACCGAGATGACGGATATGATTTCTGCTTCCCGTTCCTATGAAGCAAATGTCCAACTCATCAATGGTTCCAAAGCCATGATGAACAAAGCCATGGAAATCGGCCGAGCGTAA
- a CDS encoding aminoglycoside phosphotransferase family protein, translating into MNSFIELNKENLGVPFAIGRSADLYALPNNQVLKLFFPTANPKEIEAEYENTIEVSRLQVTKMQCYGKVKMGERLGMIFDRLEGISLTKLPDKNPIELFRIANTLANLHFQIHQTKSEKLRDIKEILNDCLDAKPLEFLSEEEKKIIREYIKNLPEGNSVLHLDFHPENVIVQDKDRIVIDWMTAAKGNPCADVSFTKLLFTDAELWPGTPKLKILFYTLIRKFILGGYLKTSKHLSGITDSDLNRWRLSSLILRLGLWDIASERENLKQQIKVWLAKGGKV; encoded by the coding sequence ATGAATTCCTTTATAGAACTCAACAAAGAAAATTTAGGTGTTCCCTTTGCGATCGGTAGGTCAGCGGATTTATACGCATTACCGAACAACCAAGTCTTAAAGCTTTTTTTCCCTACGGCAAATCCAAAAGAAATAGAAGCAGAATATGAAAACACAATAGAAGTGAGTCGTTTGCAGGTCACAAAAATGCAATGTTATGGAAAGGTGAAAATGGGAGAACGATTGGGAATGATCTTTGATCGTTTGGAAGGAATTTCTTTGACCAAATTGCCTGACAAAAATCCAATCGAACTTTTTCGCATTGCTAACACATTAGCGAACTTACACTTCCAAATCCACCAAACTAAAAGTGAAAAACTAAGAGATATCAAAGAGATTTTAAACGATTGTTTGGATGCAAAACCTTTGGAGTTTCTCAGTGAAGAAGAGAAAAAAATCATTCGTGAATACATCAAAAACTTACCTGAAGGAAACTCTGTCCTGCATTTGGATTTTCACCCAGAAAATGTCATCGTACAAGATAAAGATCGGATTGTCATTGATTGGATGACTGCTGCTAAAGGGAATCCTTGTGCGGATGTTTCCTTCACGAAGCTTTTATTTACAGATGCTGAGTTATGGCCAGGAACTCCCAAACTCAAAATACTATTTTATACCCTCATCCGAAAGTTCATCTTAGGTGGGTATCTTAAGACATCCAAACACCTAAGTGGCATTACTGATTCGGATCTGAATCGTTGGAGATTGTCCTCTCTTATTTTGCGACTTGGACTTTGGGATATTGCAAGTGAAAGGGAGAATTTAAAACAACAAATCAAAGTTTGGCTTGCGAAAGGAGGGAAAGTTTGA
- the flgB gene encoding flagellar basal body rod protein FlgB, with protein sequence MFEATHFMKTQDLLERGLGAATQRRKVISDNIANADVPNFKRSEVVFESMLKRAIESEKIEKDKAVPTKITNDRHIEFFKPLDYRDAKPKTNLDYLTTMRPDGNNVDIEKEVVESNQNQMSYNIMIDRLNQNNRLLNIVMRTN encoded by the coding sequence ATGTTTGAAGCAACACATTTCATGAAAACTCAAGACCTTTTGGAACGAGGGCTTGGCGCGGCGACACAAAGACGTAAGGTGATCTCCGATAACATTGCCAATGCGGATGTTCCTAATTTCAAACGATCAGAAGTAGTGTTTGAATCCATGTTAAAACGTGCGATTGAATCGGAAAAAATTGAAAAAGACAAAGCAGTTCCAACGAAAATCACAAACGACCGTCATATAGAATTTTTTAAGCCCCTTGACTACCGCGATGCCAAACCGAAAACTAATTTGGATTACCTTACGACTATGAGACCAGATGGAAACAATGTGGACATCGAAAAGGAAGTGGTTGAGTCCAACCAAAACCAAATGAGTTATAATATCATGATTGATCGGTTAAACCAAAACAACCGTTTGCTTAACATTGTGATGAGAACCAATTAA
- a CDS encoding MlaE family ABC transporter permease yields the protein MESNQRQSSFLWEGNTLEIHLPEIFNTKEVSKDWVTFLESITKNTPRNISIFAQKLKESDSSGISFLKLVKTECESKKIQFALHGLDEKFQYRLNITNDDSKKYQEQYAVALRKSEQIGKLTIDSLLEFKYLITFTGELTVSFWRSFLHPSKIRWKDSFRVAESMGVNAFPIIAMIGFLLGLIMSFQSAIPMRKFGAEIFVANLVGLSLFRELGPLMTAFILSGRSGSAFAAELGTMKVSEEIDALTTMGLPPVQFLIIPRLVASLIVTPLLTIVFNLFGLIGGAVVLVSFGFPLITFVNQVNIAVGLSDILGGLLKSYFFGMIIASIGCYRGLKTASGAGAVGESTTSAVVGSIILVSILDGIFSVLYFYLRI from the coding sequence GTGGAATCTAACCAAAGACAATCTTCATTTTTGTGGGAAGGAAATACCTTAGAAATTCACTTACCTGAAATTTTTAATACAAAAGAAGTTTCAAAAGATTGGGTTACTTTTTTAGAGAGTATAACCAAAAACACTCCCAGAAATATCTCAATATTTGCTCAAAAATTAAAGGAGTCTGACTCATCTGGAATTTCATTTCTAAAATTAGTAAAGACAGAATGTGAATCTAAAAAAATTCAGTTCGCCTTGCATGGATTAGATGAAAAATTCCAATACCGACTCAACATCACTAATGATGATAGCAAAAAATACCAAGAACAATATGCAGTTGCCCTTCGCAAATCAGAACAAATTGGAAAACTAACCATCGATTCCTTATTGGAATTCAAATATCTAATCACTTTTACGGGTGAACTTACTGTTTCCTTTTGGCGTTCTTTTCTACATCCATCCAAGATCCGATGGAAAGATAGTTTCCGTGTAGCGGAATCCATGGGTGTGAATGCGTTTCCCATCATCGCCATGATTGGATTTTTACTGGGACTCATCATGTCTTTCCAATCTGCCATTCCGATGAGAAAATTTGGAGCTGAGATTTTTGTTGCAAACCTAGTCGGATTGTCTTTATTCCGAGAACTGGGCCCCCTTATGACAGCCTTTATTTTATCGGGAAGGTCTGGTTCCGCGTTTGCTGCAGAACTTGGAACGATGAAAGTATCAGAAGAAATTGATGCTTTGACAACAATGGGTCTTCCCCCCGTACAATTTCTCATCATCCCTAGGCTTGTTGCCTCTCTCATCGTCACACCTCTTCTTACCATTGTGTTTAATTTATTTGGTCTCATTGGTGGAGCTGTTGTGCTTGTGAGTTTTGGATTCCCTCTCATTACGTTTGTAAACCAAGTGAACATTGCCGTTGGGCTTTCCGATATTCTAGGGGGACTCTTAAAATCTTATTTTTTTGGAATGATCATAGCTTCTATCGGATGTTACCGAGGGTTAAAAACAGCATCGGGAGCAGGTGCGGTCGGTGAATCCACCACATCAGCAGTGGTAGGTTCGATCATATTAGTTTCCATCTTAGATGGAATTTTTTCCGTCCTATATTTTTACTTACGCATATGA
- a CDS encoding helix-turn-helix domain-containing protein codes for MIQLIAFSAGLSFLFAIGEFLRTNASRQAKVQGLLFLFVAFFQTHTYLASTKLYQIYPHFYLVHLPFTASIGSLLKQYFSELWNENPDKNRFSIWELAPAVFVLILMFPFYLSSAETKITIHNSYLQNGVPLKFQLIILLAVLPIFYSAYYVFSHMVHYVRWESFKKSAHLRLVGLVVGFGALVSAIGVYTLFFHAKHGLEIVSFFLSCLIISIYLLRQKSPELWGEVQRIVIEEKKYQTSQLGSFNLEDLHNRLNFLMETKKVYLDETINLEKLAKHMSLSEHQLSEFLNSYVKKSFFHLVNHYRINEAKSLFANHPEKNILTIAYEVGFPSKSTFYDAFKREIGQSPSEYRKNLKK; via the coding sequence ATGATCCAACTGATTGCATTTTCAGCAGGTTTATCCTTCCTATTTGCCATTGGCGAATTCCTTAGGACAAATGCGAGCCGGCAGGCCAAAGTGCAAGGATTGTTATTTTTATTTGTCGCCTTTTTCCAAACTCACACCTATTTAGCAAGCACCAAACTGTATCAAATTTATCCACATTTTTATTTGGTACATTTACCATTCACTGCAAGTATAGGTTCTTTATTAAAACAATATTTTTCAGAACTTTGGAATGAAAACCCAGATAAAAATCGATTTTCCATTTGGGAATTGGCTCCTGCCGTTTTCGTATTAATCCTGATGTTTCCTTTTTATCTTTCTTCTGCTGAAACTAAAATAACAATTCACAATTCTTATTTGCAAAACGGAGTTCCTCTTAAATTCCAACTGATCATCTTACTTGCTGTTTTACCTATTTTTTATTCTGCATACTATGTTTTTTCCCATATGGTTCATTACGTTCGTTGGGAATCATTCAAAAAGTCAGCTCACCTCCGTTTGGTGGGACTCGTTGTTGGTTTTGGTGCATTGGTGAGTGCAATTGGAGTATATACTTTATTTTTCCATGCAAAACATGGTTTGGAAATAGTGTCCTTTTTCTTATCTTGTCTGATTATCAGTATTTACCTATTACGACAAAAAAGTCCTGAACTTTGGGGTGAAGTACAAAGGATTGTCATTGAAGAAAAAAAATACCAAACATCCCAATTGGGATCTTTTAACTTAGAAGACCTTCACAATCGTTTGAATTTTCTCATGGAAACAAAAAAAGTATATTTAGATGAAACGATTAATTTGGAAAAATTGGCAAAACATATGAGTTTGTCAGAACACCAACTTTCTGAATTTCTAAATTCTTATGTGAAAAAAAGTTTTTTCCACTTAGTCAATCATTACCGGATCAACGAAGCAAAATCATTGTTTGCAAACCATCCAGAAAAAAACATTCTCACAATTGCATATGAAGTTGGATTCCCTTCCAAATCAACATTCTATGATGCTTTCAAACGTGAGATAGGGCAAAGTCCGAGTGAATACCGTAAGAATCTAAAAAAATAA
- a CDS encoding sterol desaturase family protein, translating into MFGGPVQCELVLDCVTKIGFAQGILNFIRYYPIAGLAFLLFYVWRKDFFETYRIQKLYPKAEKVWKEFRQSAVTLIVFTMVAVTNITLMKAKIVPSGVYFGSVSGVWEISYLFISFFFITVWHETWFYWMHRFAHLKKVYPHVHSEHHQSVNPSPLAAYRFQATEAFLEAIYIVPFVMFVPVHFYVVLFHTFYAMILNIWWHLGYEFFPKGWASHPITKWINSSTHHNLHHQKFHGNYSLYFNVWDRVMGTNFPYYEEYYEQVVGEREKKRSERERKGKIKAESGLVTS; encoded by the coding sequence ATGTTTGGTGGTCCCGTTCAGTGTGAATTGGTTCTTGATTGTGTAACCAAAATTGGGTTTGCCCAAGGCATTTTAAATTTTATTCGTTATTATCCCATTGCAGGATTGGCTTTCCTCCTATTCTATGTTTGGCGAAAGGATTTTTTTGAAACCTATCGAATCCAAAAACTCTACCCAAAAGCAGAAAAAGTTTGGAAAGAATTTCGCCAATCTGCTGTCACTCTCATTGTCTTCACCATGGTGGCTGTGACAAACATCACATTGATGAAAGCAAAAATAGTTCCGAGTGGAGTGTACTTTGGATCTGTTTCGGGTGTCTGGGAAATCAGTTATCTTTTTATCAGTTTTTTCTTTATCACGGTATGGCACGAGACATGGTTCTATTGGATGCATAGATTTGCTCATTTGAAAAAAGTATACCCACATGTGCATTCGGAACACCACCAATCAGTGAATCCATCTCCTTTGGCTGCTTACAGGTTCCAGGCGACAGAAGCATTTTTAGAAGCAATTTATATTGTCCCTTTTGTGATGTTTGTGCCTGTTCATTTTTATGTAGTTCTTTTCCACACCTTTTATGCGATGATCCTCAATATTTGGTGGCATCTTGGGTATGAATTTTTTCCCAAAGGTTGGGCCTCACACCCGATCACAAAATGGATCAATAGTTCCACTCATCACAACCTCCACCACCAAAAGTTCCATGGAAATTACTCATTGTATTTCAATGTTTGGGACCGAGTGATGGGGACCAACTTTCCTTATTACGAAGAGTATTACGAACAAGTGGTCGGTGAGAGGGAAAAAAAACGGAGTGAAAGAGAAAGGAAAGGGAAAATCAAAGCAGAATCAGGGTTAGTAACCTCCTAA
- a CDS encoding glycerol-3-phosphate dehydrogenase/oxidase, whose translation MTLKLNRFIETYDGESFDVTIIGGGITGATLAYEVASRGYSVCLLEKKDFGGATSAATGKLIHGGLRYLKQFEIGLVREALKERRNLSNIAPNLVYPYPMILPKPGFVARLGLFVYDLLSFDKTWTWDKSKKIPNHQYLKRNELLKQNLGDYEDAAYFYDAICLSPERLTLSFLKSAVLYGGKISNYTEVKDLLWDGSRVVGVTAMDMISKKEVTIRSQVTVNASGPWTQDVLAKSKKTETSFPKQRSEGIYLITKQVTPIMTLFVGDRGHFSFAPWRGHSMIGPTEKSYFGKVEDWKLTRESILEFLDYINETSHLKEKLTLEDVLFAYGGLRPLAEAGDDTYSASRKSELYDHVRDGIDGLITAAGGKYTTSRQFAETIFRSIQKKIKKRAIKSISAKQHLYGSHILDIESFIAEAKEKHKGFLPKTIDYLIRHYGLAYETILSIVKVDPYLGTVLNEDGEILAEVVYAIRFEMAKTLSDIFLRRTGLGTLGLLPKESIEKMIQVVAKEWGWSNSQIEEETKWIEDRLRLPV comes from the coding sequence TTGACTCTGAAATTAAATCGATTCATTGAAACCTATGATGGAGAGTCCTTTGATGTTACCATTATCGGTGGTGGCATTACGGGAGCGACACTCGCTTATGAAGTGGCAAGCCGTGGGTATAGTGTTTGTTTGTTAGAAAAAAAAGATTTTGGCGGCGCCACTTCCGCTGCAACTGGAAAACTCATCCATGGTGGTCTTCGTTATTTAAAACAATTTGAAATTGGACTCGTCAGAGAAGCATTAAAGGAACGAAGGAATTTATCAAATATTGCACCTAACTTGGTGTATCCGTATCCCATGATCCTTCCAAAACCAGGATTCGTTGCAAGACTTGGTTTGTTTGTATACGACTTGTTGTCTTTTGACAAAACTTGGACTTGGGATAAATCTAAAAAAATACCAAATCATCAATACCTCAAACGAAACGAACTACTCAAACAAAATTTAGGAGATTATGAAGACGCCGCTTATTTCTACGATGCCATTTGCCTAAGCCCAGAACGTTTGACTCTTAGTTTTCTGAAGTCTGCTGTATTGTATGGTGGAAAAATATCCAATTATACAGAAGTGAAAGATTTGTTATGGGATGGAAGTCGTGTAGTTGGTGTGACTGCCATGGATATGATTTCTAAAAAGGAAGTTACGATTCGTTCCCAAGTTACGGTCAATGCTTCAGGTCCATGGACACAAGATGTTTTGGCAAAATCAAAAAAAACAGAAACAAGTTTTCCAAAACAACGTTCCGAAGGGATTTACCTCATCACAAAACAAGTTACACCCATTATGACTTTGTTTGTGGGTGATAGAGGTCATTTTAGTTTTGCTCCATGGCGAGGCCATTCTATGATTGGGCCAACAGAAAAGTCTTACTTTGGTAAGGTGGAAGATTGGAAACTCACTAGGGAAAGTATATTGGAATTTCTTGATTATATCAATGAAACATCTCATTTAAAAGAAAAACTAACACTTGAAGATGTTTTATTTGCGTATGGTGGGTTACGGCCACTTGCTGAGGCAGGTGATGATACTTATTCTGCCTCAAGGAAATCAGAATTGTATGACCATGTTAGAGATGGAATTGATGGACTCATTACAGCAGCAGGAGGCAAATACACAACAAGCCGTCAGTTTGCCGAAACGATCTTTCGGTCGATCCAGAAAAAAATAAAAAAACGAGCAATTAAAAGTATATCCGCCAAACAACATTTATATGGAAGTCATATCCTCGATATAGAATCTTTTATTGCAGAAGCAAAAGAAAAACACAAAGGTTTTTTACCAAAAACGATTGATTACCTGATTCGCCATTATGGTTTAGCTTACGAAACAATTTTATCCATTGTGAAAGTGGATCCATATTTAGGTACAGTTTTAAATGAAGATGGAGAGATCCTCGCAGAAGTTGTGTATGCGATTCGATTTGAAATGGCAAAAACCTTATCTGACATTTTTTTGCGACGTACGGGGCTTGGAACTCTTGGTCTCCTTCCCAAGGAATCTATAGAGAAAATGATACAAGTGGTTGCCAAGGAATGGGGTTGGTCAAACTCACAAATCGAAGAAGAAACAAAATGGATCGAAGACAGATTACGATTGCCCGTTTGA
- a CDS encoding MBL fold metallo-hydrolase, producing MGTFITIDTEYADLKQVASAYLIEEEGYGIVVETNTTHAIPKILSVMDKQNVSPSNLDYIIVTHVHLDHAGGAWALLESCPNAVLLAHPKTAKHLIDPSLLIKSATAVYGKENFQKLYGEIKPIPKERVRVMEDGEFLDWKGHSFEFIYTKGHANHHFCIYDKKLNGVFTGDSFGISYPHLENGKSFIFPTTTPTDFDAKEAIHSIDLILGTGANVCYLTHFGEIQNLKQSAEDLKIGLRHSQNAILELKQVPKENRLSFMEKQVELMIKILANRNSVTLTEKDWSLLRLDVNLNAQGLVYAFERNEKK from the coding sequence ATGGGCACTTTTATCACCATTGATACAGAATACGCTGATTTAAAACAAGTTGCTTCTGCTTATCTCATCGAAGAAGAGGGGTATGGGATCGTTGTTGAAACCAATACAACCCATGCGATTCCAAAAATCCTTTCTGTGATGGACAAACAAAATGTCAGTCCGTCAAACTTAGATTATATTATTGTGACTCATGTCCATTTAGACCATGCGGGTGGGGCTTGGGCATTACTTGAATCTTGTCCCAATGCAGTGTTACTTGCACATCCTAAAACTGCCAAACATTTGATCGACCCAAGCCTTCTCATCAAAAGTGCAACCGCCGTGTATGGAAAAGAGAATTTCCAAAAATTATATGGCGAGATCAAACCCATTCCCAAAGAAAGAGTGCGTGTGATGGAGGATGGAGAATTTTTGGATTGGAAAGGCCATAGTTTCGAGTTCATTTATACCAAGGGTCATGCAAACCACCACTTTTGTATCTATGACAAAAAACTAAATGGTGTTTTCACAGGAGATTCGTTTGGAATCTCTTACCCCCATTTGGAAAACGGAAAATCATTTATTTTTCCTACCACAACCCCAACAGACTTTGATGCCAAAGAAGCCATCCATTCCATTGATTTAATTTTAGGAACAGGGGCTAATGTTTGTTATTTGACTCATTTTGGAGAGATCCAAAATCTAAAACAAAGTGCTGAAGACTTAAAAATTGGATTACGTCACAGCCAGAATGCCATCCTCGAACTCAAACAAGTCCCAAAAGAAAATCGACTTTCCTTTATGGAAAAACAAGTGGAGTTGATGATAAAGATTTTGGCCAATCGAAATTCGGTCACACTCACTGAGAAAGACTGGTCTCTTTTGCGTTTGGATGTGAACTTAAATGCACAAGGATTGGTGTATGCCTTTGAGAGAAACGAAAAGAAGTGA